A stretch of DNA from Endozoicomonas sp. 8E:
TTTGCTTTCTACACCATTACGCTGGGACTCCCACGCTTCAATCTCTGATTTCAGTGCGGCCTGATCGGGTATGCGTCTACTTAAACACTGACGACTGAGAATACTCAATTCAATCTCTGCCATGTTGAGCCAGCTTCCATGCTTGGGTGTATAGATGATTTCCAACTTACTGGCCAACCGATGAGCCTCTCCTGGTTCAAAGGCTTTATAAAGAGATGCAGGTGTATGTGTGTTCAGGTTATCCATGACAAGACGGATGACATCAGCTTTTGGGAAGTGAACATCAACCAGCTGTTTGATCTGGTGAGCCCAGTCGCAGGCAGTTCGGCTATCAGTCACCTCGATATGTCGCCAACCTTCCAGTGGCGCAAAAAACATGAAGAGAGAACTCACACCATTGCGCTCATACTCATTGTCATATTTTAGGGGTTGGCCAGGCTTCATAGGGAGTGGAGTCCTGACCTCCAAAGTATGCTGCTTACTGCTCTCATCCATACAGATCAGTGGTCGATTCGGATCATGTGGTTGTTGATAAACATCCAAAACACGTTCCATAGCGCAAACAAATTCTGCGT
This window harbors:
- a CDS encoding IS630 family transposase (programmed frameshift) gives rise to the protein MPAQYRIRLSIDEQQQLKDLIHQTKVAKHKRIHAQILLCLDENGPKLTELQTSQTCGVSTKTVQRTRKRCVLEGLDIAVNSKFNGIARPRKLQGEQQAALTALACSTPPEGHSRWTLQLLADRMVELEHVNSISHQTIGRGVKKNELKPWQKKEWCIPKKANAEFVCAMERVLDVYQQPHDPNRPLICMDESSKQHTLEVRTPLPMKPGQPLKYDNEYERNGVSSLFMFFAPLEGWRHIEVTDSRTACDWAHQIKQLVDVHFPKADVIRLVMDNLNTHTPASLYKAFEPGEAHRLASKLEIIYTPKHGSWLNMAEIELSILSRQCLSRRIPDQAALKSEIEAWESQRNGVESKMEWRFTTEDARVKLKKLYPTIKSE